Genomic DNA from Desulfurivibrio alkaliphilus AHT 2:
TCGTTTTCAAGTCTGAGGGGGTAAAATTTTCCATCGTAGTAGTCACCCGCTTAATAGATATATTTGAATGTGTGGTGCTTTTTGCTAAAACGAGGCAGAAAAAAGCTTATTTTTGCCCCAACAACCCCAGTTATTCAATTCATTCTGCACAAAAGTGGGCAGCCCCATATCACGGCAAACCCGGATGGTGTGGCCGGTGCCGCCGGCAAGCGGATTTTCCGGGTTGGCGAAGAAGAAGGCGAAATTGGCCGGCGGTAGCTCCAGCGAGGGGGCGCCCACCACTTTCAGGGCGTCACGCATCAGGTACATTGCCTTGTTGGTTAAACGGTTGCGGCCCCGCTCCAGAAAGCCCTGCACCAGGTTTTGCAGATCCGGGGAGGCGGCCAAGGTGACCTTTGCCACTTCGGCAAGCTCTTCCGGTGCCAGATCGGCCAGGGAGAATACCCTTGCCTGGGGCCTGAGTCGTTTTTTACCGGCACCGGGGTAAGGGAGGATGTATTCCCGCCGGTTGGGGTCAATCTCCGCCAAGCCCTTGAAAAAGAGGGTGTCCGAGCCCTCGGCGTTACCGCTGCGGAAGATCGCTGCCGGCAATAATTCGGCCAGTTTGGTTGCCAGAGAGATCAAGCGCGGGGCCGCTTCAGCGGGTACTTTGCGTGTGCCCTCAAGGAGAATGACCGGCTGCCGGATTTTTTCAGCCTGTTCAAGAAAAGCTTCCGCCTTCATTTTTTACCGCCATTTTTACGCATTTTTTGCTCAAAACATGGTGTACTGCCTTACTTTCATATCACACCTACCTTATCATTTTGTGTCTGGGTAAAATTTATTTTGGCGTTTGGGTCATTTTTTTCGCCGCACATTTTTGATTTGCCGGCTGAGGACGGTACAACTCAGCCAACGCCCCGGCCTCACAGGCTATTTCTGCTCACAGGCCGCGTCTTCCAGCATGGTTAAAACCGTGTCGAGATTAGTCTGGCAACCATGCGGGGGTACCGGTTCCGCAGCTACCCTGGCCAGCCATCGCTTGAAAATCTCTGCTTTGGGTGAGGAAACGGATTGCACTATCCGGAAGATGCCTTCGAGGGTGACGCAATCGGTTCGGCGTATCCTGCCATCGGACGCCGGCAGTTCCAGGGCGCAACACAAGGTCCCAACCTCGCAGCCCTCCGCTTCAAGGCTCTGCTGCAACTGTCGCCAGGATGCCGCGCCATCCGATTGATCAGTAAGCGCCCCGCTGACATCCTCAACCGCAAACCACCACTCGCCCTCATGGCGGGCTTGCCGGATTTTTCTCCCTTCAAAAGCAATGGGTAAGGTTTCTTTCTCTCTCACCGCCATTCCCTCCGCACGGCGTACCTGCCAACTTCACCGGGCAACTGTTGCATTTTGTGCAACAGTTGCCTTCCCCTCATAACACACCTACCCCGTC
This window encodes:
- a CDS encoding BRO-N domain-containing protein; translated protein: MREKETLPIAFEGRKIRQARHEGEWWFAVEDVSGALTDQSDGAASWRQLQQSLEAEGCEVGTLCCALELPASDGRIRRTDCVTLEGIFRIVQSVSSPKAEIFKRWLARVAAEPVPPHGCQTNLDTVLTMLEDAACEQK